A single region of the Streptomyces caelestis genome encodes:
- a CDS encoding FAD binding domain-containing protein, with protein sequence MREFGYQRAYDVSGAVALLDGDGEARFLGGGTNLVDLMKTGVERPARLVDVRDLPLNRIDPTGDGGLRIGATVTNSDLAAHPEVRLHYPALAQAVLAGASGQLRNMATVGGNLLQRTRCGYFSDITSACNKRNPGSGCPAVTGEHHNHAILGASDHCVATHPSDMGVALAAFDATVSYETADGPGELPLADFYLPVGETPHLETALPPGALITGVTLPPTQVAANSRYRKVRERASYAFAIGSIAAALDVEDGVVRDVRLAFGAVASRPWRARTAERALLGAPADAEHFAAAADAELAQATPLPHNGYKVTLMRNLVVAGLSELAEEATR encoded by the coding sequence ATGAGGGAGTTCGGCTACCAGCGCGCCTATGACGTCTCCGGCGCGGTGGCGCTGCTCGACGGCGACGGGGAAGCCCGTTTCCTGGGCGGCGGTACCAACCTCGTCGACCTGATGAAGACCGGCGTCGAGCGGCCCGCCCGGCTGGTCGACGTCCGCGACCTGCCCCTGAACCGCATCGATCCGACCGGCGACGGCGGGCTGCGCATCGGCGCGACCGTCACCAACAGCGACCTCGCCGCGCACCCCGAAGTCCGCCTCCACTACCCGGCGTTGGCACAGGCGGTGCTGGCCGGCGCCTCCGGGCAGCTGCGCAACATGGCCACCGTCGGCGGGAACCTGCTCCAGCGCACCCGCTGCGGCTACTTCTCCGACATCACCTCCGCCTGCAACAAACGCAACCCCGGCAGCGGCTGCCCCGCCGTCACCGGTGAGCACCACAATCACGCCATCCTGGGCGCCTCCGACCACTGCGTGGCCACACACCCCTCCGACATGGGCGTGGCGCTCGCCGCCTTCGACGCGACCGTGTCCTACGAAACGGCGGACGGCCCCGGTGAGTTGCCGCTCGCCGACTTCTACCTGCCGGTGGGGGAGACGCCGCACCTGGAGACGGCCCTGCCGCCGGGTGCGCTGATCACCGGCGTCACCCTGCCGCCCACCCAGGTGGCCGCCAACTCCCGCTACCGCAAGGTGCGCGAGCGCGCCTCGTACGCCTTCGCCATCGGTTCGATCGCCGCCGCGCTCGACGTCGAGGACGGTGTCGTACGGGATGTCCGCCTGGCCTTCGGAGCGGTCGCCTCCCGCCCCTGGCGGGCCCGCACGGCCGAGCGCGCCCTGCTCGGCGCCCCGGCCGACGCCGAGCACTTCGCGGCCGCCGCGGACGCCGAACTGGCCCAGGCGACCCCGCTGCCCCACAACGGATACAAGGTGACCCTGATGCGCAACCTCGTCGTGGCCGGCTTGAGCGAACTCGCCGAGGAGGCCACCCGATGA
- a CDS encoding TetR/AcrR family transcriptional regulator: MPQKKDAPLRSDAQRNRERILEVALMELTRAADAPLSAIAKKAGVGQGTFYRHFPSREALVMEIYRHEMQQVAETAAPLLESREPDQALREWLDRCARFAMTKAGLADALRQATSACGTKPAHTPLTEAAELLLRANEKAGTIRPGITADDLFLTIGGLWTIDPHTDWQPRATRLLDLVMDALRVGAPGR; this comes from the coding sequence GTGCCGCAGAAGAAGGACGCTCCTCTGCGCTCGGACGCGCAACGCAACCGCGAGCGCATCCTGGAAGTCGCGCTGATGGAACTGACGCGCGCGGCGGACGCTCCGCTGAGCGCGATCGCCAAGAAGGCGGGCGTCGGGCAGGGGACCTTCTACCGCCACTTCCCCAGCCGTGAGGCGCTCGTCATGGAGATCTACCGGCACGAGATGCAGCAGGTCGCCGAGACCGCGGCACCGCTGCTGGAGAGCCGGGAACCCGACCAGGCGCTGCGCGAATGGCTGGACCGTTGCGCGCGGTTCGCCATGACGAAGGCCGGCCTGGCCGACGCGCTCCGCCAGGCCACCAGCGCGTGTGGGACGAAGCCGGCCCACACCCCGCTGACCGAGGCGGCCGAACTCCTCCTCCGCGCCAACGAGAAGGCCGGCACCATCCGCCCGGGCATCACCGCGGACGACCTCTTCCTCACCATCGGCGGCCTCTGGACGATCGACCCCCACACCGACTGGCAACCACGCGCCACCCGCCTGCTGGACCTCGTCATGGACGCGCTACGGGTGGGGGCGCCCGGGCGGTGA
- a CDS encoding XdhC family protein: MLDLAGQLHEWIEEGRDFAVATVVAVGGSAPRPPGAALAVSADGTAVGSVSGGCVEGAVYDLCLQALQDGETRVERFGYSDEDAFAVGLTCGGTIDIMITPYDAGRTAQAAALSAAARGEPVALARVVHGPAGLLGRAVLVRPDGTHEGGLGGHPGLDRTAIAQAGALLADGRTGTVEVSANGARWGSPRTESGGGSHCPGGLTLLVESAVPAPRMIVFGAIDFSAALVRAGKFLGYHVTVCDARPVFATRVRFPEADEIVVDWPHRYLRRTDTDARTVLCVLTHDAKFDIPLLAEALRLPVAYVGAMGSRRTHEDRDRRLREAGVSERELARLRSPIGLDLGARTPEETALSIAAEIIAARHGGTGRPLTGSDTPIHRDERAPGQLPQPV; the protein is encoded by the coding sequence ATGCTTGACCTCGCCGGGCAGCTGCACGAGTGGATCGAGGAGGGCCGGGACTTCGCCGTCGCCACGGTCGTCGCCGTCGGCGGCAGCGCCCCGCGCCCTCCCGGCGCCGCCCTGGCCGTCTCCGCCGACGGCACGGCCGTCGGCTCGGTCTCCGGAGGGTGTGTGGAGGGCGCGGTGTACGACCTGTGCCTCCAGGCCCTCCAGGACGGCGAGACCCGTGTCGAGCGGTTCGGCTACAGCGACGAGGACGCCTTCGCGGTCGGACTGACCTGCGGCGGAACGATCGACATCATGATCACCCCGTACGACGCCGGCCGGACGGCCCAGGCCGCCGCGCTGTCGGCCGCCGCCCGCGGCGAGCCGGTGGCGCTCGCCCGAGTGGTCCACGGTCCGGCCGGCCTCCTCGGCCGGGCGGTGCTCGTACGACCCGACGGCACGCACGAGGGCGGCCTCGGCGGCCACCCCGGCCTGGACCGCACGGCGATCGCCCAGGCCGGCGCCCTGCTCGCCGACGGCCGCACCGGCACGGTCGAGGTCTCCGCGAACGGAGCGAGATGGGGGTCCCCCCGGACGGAGTCTGGGGGAGGCTCGCACTGCCCGGGCGGTCTCACCCTGCTCGTCGAGTCGGCCGTCCCCGCGCCCCGCATGATCGTCTTCGGGGCGATCGACTTCTCCGCCGCCCTCGTACGGGCGGGCAAGTTCCTCGGCTACCACGTCACCGTGTGCGACGCCCGCCCCGTCTTCGCGACCCGGGTCCGCTTCCCCGAGGCCGACGAGATCGTCGTCGACTGGCCCCACCGCTACCTGCGGCGGACGGACACCGACGCGCGGACCGTCCTGTGCGTGCTCACCCACGACGCCAAGTTCGACATCCCCCTGCTGGCCGAAGCCCTGCGGCTGCCCGTCGCCTACGTCGGCGCCATGGGCTCCCGCCGCACCCACGAGGACCGCGACCGGCGGCTTCGGGAGGCGGGCGTGAGCGAGCGCGAGCTGGCCCGGCTCAGGTCACCCATCGGGCTCGACCTGGGCGCCCGTACGCCCGAGGAGACCGCCCTGTCCATCGCGGCGGAGATCATCGCCGCGAGGCACGGCGGCACGGGCCGGCCGCTCACCGGATCGGACACTCCGATCCACCGGGACGAGCGGGCGCCCGGGCAGCTGCCGCAACCGGTCTGA
- a CDS encoding xanthine dehydrogenase family protein molybdopterin-binding subunit: protein MTTAAQGSVGTAHTRVEGRDKVTGAARYAAEIPFAELAHGWLVLSTVARGRVRALDTEPVLAMPGVLTVLHHHNAPRVDSDYIGLLGVPPDPSVALFQHDRVIHMGWPVALVVAETSEQAREAAEALVVTYDQEPHDVAFSAERQTEAYPVDGHAPGVMEKGDVEAQLASSAVVVDAEYTTPEEHHNPMEPHAATALWEGGRLQVVDSNQGTTWVAGELANLFSLDPASVRVRSEHVGGGFGSKGARAHQVAAVMAATVLRRPVRVVMTRRQMFSLAGYRSPTVQRVRLGADAGGRLRALEHQSLNMTSSVHEFVEPSAVAGRAMYDADAHHTASRIVRLDVPTPTWMRAPGEAPGSFALESALDELAERCGIDPIELRLRNEPAVGPVSGLPFSSRNLIACFREGARRFGWAERDPRPGVRRDGRWLLGTGTAAASFPAGAMPSTAAVTAEADGTFTVGINAADIGTGARTALTLVAADALGVTTDRVRVRIADSDLGPAMIAGGSAGTRSWAWAVTAAADKLRQSLAPGADIPPEGITVRSNTAEAIGALAQKERHSFGAQFAEVAVDPATGEVRVRRMLGIFAAGRIVNPLTARNQLVGGMIWGISMALHEEAVRDRATGGVYGADLAGYHVAAHADIPHVEADWVDDPDPDDPVGIKGIGEVGIVGAAAAVANAVWHATGVRHRHLPIRPDRVLTAGGDA, encoded by the coding sequence ATGACCACCGCCGCCCAAGGCTCCGTCGGCACGGCGCACACCCGCGTGGAAGGCCGCGACAAGGTCACCGGAGCGGCCCGCTACGCCGCCGAGATCCCCTTCGCGGAACTCGCCCACGGCTGGCTGGTCCTGTCCACCGTCGCCCGCGGCCGCGTCCGCGCCCTGGACACCGAACCCGTCCTCGCCATGCCCGGTGTGCTCACCGTGCTCCACCACCACAACGCCCCGCGCGTCGACAGCGACTACATCGGCCTGCTGGGCGTCCCGCCGGACCCGAGCGTCGCCCTCTTCCAGCACGACCGGGTGATCCACATGGGCTGGCCGGTGGCGCTGGTCGTCGCCGAGACGTCCGAGCAGGCCAGGGAGGCCGCCGAGGCCCTCGTGGTGACGTACGACCAGGAGCCGCACGACGTCGCGTTCTCCGCCGAGCGGCAGACCGAGGCGTACCCGGTCGACGGCCATGCGCCGGGTGTGATGGAGAAGGGCGACGTGGAGGCCCAACTCGCCTCCTCCGCCGTCGTGGTGGACGCGGAGTACACCACTCCGGAGGAACACCACAACCCGATGGAGCCGCACGCCGCGACGGCCCTGTGGGAGGGCGGCCGGCTCCAGGTCGTCGACTCCAACCAGGGCACCACCTGGGTCGCGGGCGAACTCGCGAACCTGTTCTCCCTCGACCCGGCCTCCGTGCGGGTGCGCTCCGAGCACGTCGGCGGCGGCTTCGGCAGCAAGGGTGCCCGTGCGCACCAGGTGGCCGCCGTGATGGCCGCGACCGTTCTGCGACGCCCGGTCAGGGTCGTCATGACCCGCCGGCAGATGTTCTCGCTCGCCGGCTACCGCAGCCCCACGGTGCAGCGGGTCAGGCTCGGCGCCGACGCGGGCGGGCGCCTGCGCGCCCTGGAGCACCAGTCCCTGAACATGACCTCGTCCGTGCACGAGTTCGTGGAGCCGAGCGCCGTCGCGGGCCGGGCGATGTACGACGCCGACGCGCATCACACGGCCAGCCGGATCGTGCGGCTCGACGTGCCGACCCCGACCTGGATGCGCGCCCCCGGGGAGGCGCCCGGCTCGTTCGCGCTGGAGTCGGCGCTCGACGAGCTCGCCGAGCGGTGCGGCATCGACCCGATCGAGCTGCGCCTGCGCAACGAGCCCGCGGTGGGCCCGGTGTCCGGGCTGCCGTTCAGCAGCCGCAACCTGATCGCCTGCTTCCGGGAAGGCGCCCGCAGGTTCGGCTGGGCGGAGCGCGACCCGCGCCCCGGAGTGCGCCGCGACGGCCGCTGGCTGCTCGGCACCGGCACCGCCGCCGCCTCCTTCCCGGCGGGAGCCATGCCCTCCACGGCCGCCGTCACCGCGGAGGCGGACGGCACCTTCACGGTGGGGATCAACGCCGCGGACATCGGCACCGGCGCCCGGACCGCGCTCACGCTGGTGGCCGCCGACGCGCTGGGAGTCACGACGGACCGCGTCCGGGTGCGCATCGCGGACAGCGACCTGGGTCCGGCGATGATCGCCGGCGGCTCGGCGGGCACCCGCTCCTGGGCATGGGCCGTCACGGCCGCCGCCGACAAGCTGCGGCAGAGCCTCGCGCCGGGCGCCGACATTCCGCCGGAGGGCATCACCGTACGGTCGAACACGGCCGAGGCCATCGGCGCCCTCGCCCAGAAGGAACGGCACTCCTTCGGGGCGCAGTTCGCCGAGGTCGCCGTGGACCCGGCCACCGGCGAGGTCCGGGTGCGCCGCATGCTGGGCATCTTCGCGGCCGGCCGGATCGTCAACCCGCTCACCGCCCGCAACCAGCTCGTCGGCGGCATGATCTGGGGCATCTCGATGGCGCTGCACGAGGAAGCCGTCCGGGACCGGGCCACGGGCGGCGTCTACGGCGCCGACCTCGCCGGCTACCACGTCGCCGCGCACGCCGACATCCCGCACGTCGAGGCCGACTGGGTCGACGACCCCGACCCGGACGACCCGGTCGGCATCAAGGGCATCGGCGAGGTGGGCATCGTGGGCGCCGCCGCGGCGGTCGCCAACGCCGTGTGGCACGCGACCGGCGTCCGCCACCGCCACCTGCCCATCCGCCCGGACCGTGTCCTGACGGCGGGCGGCGATGCTTGA
- a CDS encoding (2Fe-2S)-binding protein, whose protein sequence is MPPSTSSDLTLSVNGEKYTLTVDHRTTLLDALRERLDLTGTKKGCDQGQCGACTVLVDGRRAVSCLQLAVAAEGREITTIEGVAEGDQLHPVQQAFLDLDGFQCGYCTPGQICSAVAVIEEHAAGWPSAATDDIRPEAGPPPLTPEEIRERMSGNLCRCGAYVSIVQAVARAAETKGAAA, encoded by the coding sequence ATGCCACCATCGACGTCCAGCGACCTCACCCTGTCCGTCAACGGCGAGAAGTACACGCTGACCGTCGATCATCGCACCACCCTGCTCGACGCCCTGCGCGAGCGCCTCGATCTGACCGGCACGAAGAAGGGCTGCGACCAGGGCCAGTGCGGTGCCTGCACGGTCCTGGTCGACGGCCGCCGGGCCGTGTCCTGCCTCCAGCTCGCCGTGGCGGCCGAGGGGCGTGAGATCACCACCATCGAGGGCGTGGCCGAAGGCGATCAACTGCACCCGGTGCAGCAGGCGTTCCTCGACCTCGACGGATTCCAGTGCGGTTACTGCACGCCGGGCCAGATCTGCTCGGCCGTCGCCGTGATCGAGGAGCACGCGGCGGGCTGGCCCAGCGCCGCCACCGACGACATACGGCCCGAGGCGGGGCCGCCACCGCTGACCCCGGAGGAGATCCGGGAGCGGATGAGCGGCAACCTCTGCCGCTGCGGCGCCTACGTGTCGATCGTCCAGGCCGTGGCCCGGGCCGCCGAGACCAAGGGAGCGGCGGCATGA
- a CDS encoding NAD(P)H-dependent oxidoreductase — translation MSVRILALVGSLRAGSHNRQLAEAAVKLAPEGAEVELFEGLAEIPFYNEDIDVEGTVPAAAARLREAASAADALILFTPEYNGTIPAVLKNAIDWLSRPYGAGALSGKPVAVVGTAFGQYGGVWAHDETRKSVGVAGGKVLEDVKLSIPGSMTRFAETHPADDAEVAAQLTEVIARLHGDATEQAAA, via the coding sequence ATGTCTGTTCGCATCCTCGCGCTCGTCGGCAGCCTTCGTGCCGGTTCGCACAATCGCCAGCTCGCCGAGGCCGCCGTCAAGCTCGCACCCGAGGGTGCCGAGGTGGAGCTGTTCGAGGGGCTGGCCGAGATCCCCTTCTACAACGAGGACATCGACGTGGAGGGCACCGTTCCGGCCGCCGCCGCCCGGCTGCGTGAGGCCGCCTCCGCCGCCGACGCCCTGATCCTGTTCACGCCCGAGTACAACGGCACCATCCCGGCCGTCCTGAAGAACGCCATCGACTGGCTGTCCCGCCCGTACGGTGCCGGCGCCCTCAGCGGCAAGCCGGTCGCCGTGGTCGGCACCGCGTTCGGCCAGTACGGCGGCGTCTGGGCGCACGACGAGACCCGCAAGTCCGTGGGCGTGGCCGGCGGCAAGGTGCTGGAGGACGTCAAGCTGTCCATCCCCGGCTCGATGACCCGCTTCGCCGAGACGCACCCGGCCGACGACGCCGAGGTCGCCGCGCAGCTGACCGAGGTCATCGCCCGTCTGCACGGCGACGCCACGGAGCAGGCCGCTGCCTGA